One genomic region from Sphingobacterium sp. UGAL515B_05 encodes:
- a CDS encoding Gfo/Idh/MocA family oxidoreductase has protein sequence MKRKEFIRNTSLLAASALFAQTKVFGFQADTIRVGLIGTNGMGWSNLNAILKVPGVLCTALCDVDENVLKNRAEELKKRNINVKTYIDYTDLLKANDVDVVIVATPDHWHCMQMVDAVAAGKDVYVEKPIGNSIRECEIMVAAAKKHKRVVQVGQWQRSQQHFRDAMDFVHSGKLGKIRLVKAWAYQGWMKSIPVQADAPVPTGVHYDKWLGPAPKRAFNPNRFHFNFRWYWDYAGGLMTDWGVHMLDYALIGMKVSDPVSVMAAGGKFAYPDDAAETPDSLTTVYEFDGFNVQWEQATGIDLGPYQKTHGVAFIGNNGTLVVNREGWEVIPEKGRMDAVSFQRSQDNGLDKHMVNFVEAVRKKSVEGLHAPIEAGAHIAIFSQMGNIAYRAKKKLFWDKQKRSFNDKDADQYLAKVYHNGYNLPKV, from the coding sequence ATGAAGAGAAAAGAATTTATCCGAAATACGAGCCTATTGGCAGCATCGGCGCTTTTTGCACAAACAAAAGTATTCGGTTTTCAAGCTGATACGATCCGTGTAGGGCTGATCGGTACCAACGGTATGGGCTGGTCTAATCTGAATGCCATCTTGAAAGTACCAGGTGTGCTGTGTACGGCATTATGCGATGTCGATGAAAATGTTTTAAAGAATCGAGCTGAGGAATTAAAGAAACGCAATATCAATGTGAAGACTTATATCGATTATACAGACCTCCTAAAAGCAAATGACGTTGATGTTGTTATTGTCGCTACACCTGATCATTGGCATTGTATGCAAATGGTTGATGCTGTTGCGGCCGGAAAAGATGTATATGTCGAAAAACCGATTGGAAACTCCATTCGGGAATGCGAAATTATGGTTGCAGCTGCTAAAAAGCATAAACGTGTTGTACAGGTAGGGCAATGGCAACGAAGCCAACAACATTTCAGAGATGCCATGGATTTTGTTCATAGCGGAAAATTGGGGAAAATACGTCTTGTTAAGGCTTGGGCTTATCAAGGTTGGATGAAGAGTATCCCGGTTCAGGCAGACGCTCCTGTTCCTACGGGAGTACATTATGATAAATGGTTGGGGCCAGCACCAAAACGTGCATTTAATCCCAATCGTTTTCACTTCAATTTTAGATGGTATTGGGATTATGCAGGTGGCTTGATGACCGATTGGGGGGTACATATGTTGGATTATGCGCTGATCGGAATGAAAGTATCAGATCCTGTTTCGGTTATGGCTGCTGGCGGTAAATTTGCTTATCCTGACGATGCCGCTGAAACACCGGATAGTTTAACAACGGTATACGAGTTTGATGGATTTAATGTTCAATGGGAGCAGGCAACAGGTATAGATTTGGGTCCTTACCAGAAGACTCACGGAGTTGCTTTCATTGGCAATAATGGTACCTTGGTGGTCAATCGTGAGGGTTGGGAAGTTATCCCGGAGAAAGGGCGAATGGATGCTGTGTCTTTTCAACGTTCACAGGACAATGGATTGGACAAGCATATGGTTAATTTTGTTGAAGCAGTTAGAAAGAAATCCGTGGAAGGTTTACATGCTCCGATAGAAGCTGGGGCACATATCGCGATATTCTCACAAATGGGAAATATTGCTTATCGGGCCAAAAAGAAATTGTTCTGGGACAAACAAAAGCGCAGTTTCAATGATAAGGATGCAGACCAGTACCTGGCGAAAGTTTATCATAATGGTTATAACCTGCCCAAAGTCTAA
- a CDS encoding alpha-L-fucosidase produces the protein MLKIAVKKILFCLALSGLVVNQVSAQQMEQMWNGKGGNKPIAQNRGKLFREGKYAMFIHWGIYSQLANTWQGKTFYGIGEWLMNKSMANIPVADYMAAAGSFRPDHFDAKAIVQLAKDAGMRYIVITSKHHDGFSMFHSKVNSFNIVEATDFKRDPMIELAKACKEGGIGFGFYYSQNQDWTYPGGNGGPKVNAAGQPKTFDDYFWEKCYPEVNQITTEYGPIELVWFDTPGGMDKKYAQKLVELVHKNQPGAYVSGRVGHGLGDYSTLGDMEVPRQNVPGLWEAVDVTNDSWGYAWYDNNWKSAREILSRTLSTIGRGGTYMLNVGPKPDGTIPEPASLALRGAGAWIRKYPETVYGAQASPWGHALPWGDATVQGHKISLLVYHWPTNGKLFVPGLTKGIKSISLLTSNGKKSLNYTFDGKWLKINTPGVAPDPLVSVIEVVMQEIPVIDNMLGVDPAMETIVPVDFAEVKGCNKTGKSWMEKFGEWKHVVQVGKWTDESKLTYAIDIVKPGYYQIDLNYTGQGRVVWKIENSAGEIVQNQQAASSVYNWYPWGWMKFKVPGRYKITVSLVEGDGDKLSLTALRFKSVE, from the coding sequence ATGTTAAAAATAGCTGTTAAAAAGATATTGTTTTGTCTAGCACTGTCGGGGTTGGTTGTGAACCAGGTTTCAGCGCAACAGATGGAACAGATGTGGAATGGTAAAGGGGGAAATAAACCGATCGCCCAAAATAGAGGGAAACTGTTCCGTGAAGGCAAATATGCGATGTTTATCCATTGGGGAATCTATTCGCAGCTGGCAAATACCTGGCAGGGAAAAACGTTTTATGGCATAGGGGAGTGGCTCATGAACAAGAGCATGGCCAATATCCCTGTTGCGGACTATATGGCTGCTGCGGGTTCTTTCCGTCCAGATCATTTTGATGCTAAAGCTATTGTGCAGCTTGCAAAAGATGCGGGAATGCGTTACATCGTGATTACAAGTAAACATCACGATGGATTTTCAATGTTTCATTCTAAGGTGAATTCTTTTAATATTGTTGAGGCTACTGATTTTAAGCGTGATCCAATGATTGAGCTCGCAAAAGCCTGTAAAGAGGGGGGAATTGGTTTTGGGTTCTATTATTCGCAAAATCAGGATTGGACTTATCCTGGCGGAAATGGTGGCCCCAAGGTGAATGCAGCTGGTCAGCCGAAAACATTTGATGATTATTTTTGGGAAAAATGTTATCCTGAGGTGAATCAGATTACAACGGAGTATGGACCGATAGAATTGGTCTGGTTCGATACTCCAGGTGGGATGGATAAGAAATACGCACAAAAACTTGTCGAATTGGTTCATAAAAATCAACCTGGGGCGTATGTGTCAGGACGAGTTGGGCACGGGCTTGGTGATTATTCTACTTTAGGAGATATGGAAGTGCCGCGGCAGAATGTTCCGGGGCTTTGGGAAGCAGTAGATGTAACCAACGATTCTTGGGGTTATGCTTGGTACGACAATAATTGGAAGAGTGCTCGTGAGATCTTGTCACGTACATTGTCGACTATTGGTCGGGGAGGGACCTATATGTTAAATGTTGGGCCTAAACCCGACGGGACTATTCCAGAGCCAGCGAGCTTAGCGTTGCGCGGTGCGGGTGCCTGGATCCGAAAATATCCAGAGACCGTTTATGGCGCACAGGCGTCACCTTGGGGGCATGCCTTACCCTGGGGAGATGCTACTGTACAGGGACATAAAATTTCATTGTTGGTCTATCATTGGCCGACCAATGGAAAGTTGTTTGTTCCGGGCTTAACAAAAGGGATAAAGTCGATTAGCCTTTTAACTTCCAACGGCAAAAAGTCCTTGAATTACACGTTCGATGGAAAATGGTTAAAAATCAATACGCCAGGTGTAGCTCCCGACCCATTGGTTTCTGTCATTGAGGTAGTTATGCAGGAAATACCCGTTATTGATAACATGTTGGGAGTTGATCCGGCCATGGAGACAATTGTGCCTGTTGATTTTGCTGAAGTTAAAGGATGTAATAAAACTGGAAAGTCCTGGATGGAAAAATTCGGTGAATGGAAGCATGTGGTTCAAGTAGGGAAATGGACTGATGAAAGTAAACTAACGTATGCTATAGACATTGTTAAGCCAGGCTATTATCAAATTGATCTCAATTATACGGGGCAGGGGAGAGTGGTGTGGAAGATCGAAAACTCGGCTGGGGAGATCGTGCAGAATCAGCAAGCGGCCTCTTCCGTGTATAATTGGTACCCTTGGGGATGGATGAAATTTAAGGTTCCGGGGCGCTACAAAATTACTGTTTCTTTAGTGGAAGGGGATGGTGATAAACTCAGTCTTACTGCACTTCGATTTAAATCTGTAGAATAG
- a CDS encoding FAD-binding dehydrogenase: MQKVEQFKPDVIIIGAGLAGLTTAMEITDAGKKVLLVDQETEENLGGQAYWSFGGLFLINSPQQRRMGIKDSYELARQDWMGTAGFDREEDYWPRQWAEAYLKFATEEKSAYIAKLGIKLMFMVGWAERGDGSASGHGNSVPRFHVSWGTGTGVVKPFVDKAYAAQEKGLLQFRFRHRVTALLTQDGTVIGIAGDVLEHDNKARGVATNRTILKAFAYYADQVVIASGGIGANHQLVRENWPERLGKAPAQMISGVPAYVDGKMIGIAEEVGAHMINRDRMWHYTEGIENWNPIWPNHGIRILPGPSSLWFDARGNRLPAPYLPGFDTLGTLKHLQETGFSYSWFILTQKIIKKEFALSGSEQNPDITNKDYRLFLKRIFGKNAPGPVEAFKEKGADFIVSDNLKDLVDRMNRLTGEDLLDYEAIKSQIEARDREVDNKFSKDTQVNYIRNTRNYRGDKLGRVAALHKILAPENGPLIAVRLHVLTRKTLGGLKTNLQAQVLTKDDEVIKGLYAVGEVAGFGGGGMHGYRALEGTFLGGCIFSGMKAGKHIASLQKAPSA, from the coding sequence ATGCAAAAAGTAGAACAATTTAAACCTGACGTGATTATTATTGGAGCTGGCTTGGCAGGACTTACGACAGCAATGGAAATTACCGATGCTGGTAAGAAAGTGCTTCTTGTGGATCAGGAAACGGAAGAAAATCTAGGGGGACAGGCCTATTGGTCCTTCGGGGGGCTTTTTCTTATCAATTCGCCGCAACAACGTCGCATGGGTATCAAGGATTCTTATGAACTAGCCCGACAGGATTGGATGGGGACTGCCGGATTTGACCGCGAGGAGGATTATTGGCCACGACAATGGGCTGAGGCCTACTTGAAATTTGCAACAGAAGAAAAGTCTGCCTACATCGCTAAGCTTGGTATAAAGTTGATGTTTATGGTCGGTTGGGCGGAGCGCGGTGATGGTTCTGCCTCGGGGCATGGTAATTCTGTGCCTAGATTTCATGTCAGTTGGGGGACCGGAACCGGAGTTGTGAAACCTTTTGTGGATAAAGCTTATGCTGCGCAGGAAAAAGGTCTTCTGCAGTTTCGCTTTCGCCATCGCGTTACTGCGTTACTAACGCAGGATGGCACGGTCATTGGAATTGCGGGCGATGTTTTGGAACATGATAACAAAGCTAGGGGTGTTGCAACCAACAGAACTATTCTTAAAGCGTTTGCATATTATGCAGATCAGGTCGTAATTGCTTCTGGAGGGATCGGCGCAAATCATCAATTGGTACGCGAAAATTGGCCTGAACGATTAGGGAAAGCGCCGGCACAGATGATTTCAGGTGTACCCGCCTATGTCGATGGAAAAATGATCGGAATTGCGGAAGAGGTTGGGGCTCATATGATCAACCGCGATCGCATGTGGCATTATACGGAAGGGATTGAAAATTGGAATCCAATATGGCCTAACCACGGCATCCGTATCTTGCCTGGGCCCTCTTCACTGTGGTTTGATGCCCGCGGTAACAGACTTCCCGCGCCTTATTTGCCTGGATTTGATACCTTGGGTACACTCAAACACCTGCAAGAGACAGGCTTTTCTTATTCCTGGTTTATCCTGACACAGAAGATTATCAAAAAAGAGTTTGCCCTTTCGGGTTCAGAACAGAATCCAGATATTACCAACAAGGATTATAGGTTATTCTTGAAACGCATTTTCGGGAAAAATGCTCCCGGGCCCGTTGAGGCTTTTAAGGAAAAAGGAGCTGATTTTATTGTTTCGGACAATCTAAAAGATTTGGTCGATCGTATGAATCGTTTGACCGGGGAGGATCTATTGGACTATGAAGCAATTAAATCGCAAATTGAAGCGCGTGACCGGGAAGTAGATAATAAGTTCTCAAAGGACACGCAAGTGAATTATATCCGGAATACACGGAATTACCGTGGTGATAAATTAGGCCGAGTGGCAGCCCTTCATAAAATTCTGGCGCCGGAAAATGGACCACTCATTGCGGTACGTCTCCATGTATTGACCCGGAAAACCTTGGGTGGTCTTAAAACGAATCTCCAGGCGCAAGTACTAACAAAGGATGATGAGGTGATAAAGGGCTTGTATGCTGTGGGTGAGGTGGCTGGATTTGGTGGTGGCGGGATGCACGGCTATCGAGCGTTGGAAGGCACGTTTTTGGGAGGATGTATTTTCTCCGGCATGAAAGCCGGAAAACACATTGCGAGTTTGCAAAAGGCACCATCTGCCTAA
- a CDS encoding helix-turn-helix domain-containing protein: MERNQVEELRALQDTLYFIGGKWRIPIINSLCNGNKRFREIERSIPGITTRMLSKELKDMELNKLVNRKVYPDSPVLVEYHPTAYCRTFGNIIQEMINWGREHRKVIIEESVE, translated from the coding sequence ATGGAAAGAAATCAAGTAGAAGAACTAAGAGCATTACAGGACACCCTGTATTTTATAGGCGGAAAATGGCGTATTCCCATTATCAATTCACTATGCAACGGTAATAAACGGTTTCGAGAAATTGAACGAAGTATCCCCGGTATCACGACGCGTATGCTGTCCAAAGAATTGAAAGATATGGAACTCAACAAGCTTGTTAACAGAAAGGTCTATCCAGATAGCCCGGTACTGGTTGAATATCATCCGACTGCCTATTGCCGGACATTTGGTAATATCATCCAAGAAATGATTAACTGGGGCCGAGAGCACAGAAAGGTGATTATTGAAGAATCTGTAGAATAG
- a CDS encoding SDR family NAD(P)-dependent oxidoreductase, with translation MTQNTQSKIWFITGSSRGFGKIWTEAALQRGDKVIATARRLSSIAYLNEKYGDNVLTLELDVTDTEKVKTVVQQAYDHFGQLDIVLNNAGYSLVGTIEEASMDDIRKQYETNILGPVAVIQAVLPLLRQQGHGHILGTSSSLGHVTLPVIGYYCSSKWAFEAIHESLALEVKAFGIRVTIIEPGAYATEFGSQESLQFAETLDPYQDFKAQFFTDLGKMEKGDPNATPAAIFSIVDTENPPLRFNLGNGNLSWVSSVYAERITTWKEWDTVSAQAQGVSK, from the coding sequence ATGACACAAAATACGCAAAGTAAAATCTGGTTTATCACGGGCAGTTCGCGCGGATTCGGGAAAATCTGGACAGAGGCAGCGCTCCAGCGAGGCGACAAAGTAATTGCTACCGCACGACGACTCTCTTCCATCGCCTATCTCAATGAGAAATATGGAGACAACGTATTGACACTGGAATTGGACGTTACCGATACCGAAAAAGTAAAAACTGTTGTACAACAGGCATATGATCACTTTGGCCAGTTAGACATTGTCCTTAACAATGCAGGTTACTCTCTGGTTGGAACTATTGAGGAAGCTAGCATGGACGATATTCGAAAACAATATGAAACAAATATCCTTGGACCGGTCGCTGTCATTCAAGCTGTTTTACCATTATTACGTCAGCAAGGACATGGTCACATCTTAGGTACATCAAGTAGCTTAGGCCATGTCACGCTACCTGTGATCGGATACTATTGTTCCTCAAAATGGGCATTTGAAGCAATACACGAAAGTTTAGCGCTTGAAGTCAAAGCGTTTGGCATCAGAGTAACCATCATAGAACCCGGAGCCTACGCCACAGAATTTGGGAGTCAGGAATCACTACAATTTGCTGAAACATTAGATCCTTACCAGGATTTTAAAGCCCAATTTTTTACTGATTTAGGAAAAATGGAGAAAGGCGATCCGAATGCAACTCCAGCTGCAATCTTCAGTATTGTTGACACAGAAAATCCTCCCTTGCGGTTTAATCTAGGAAATGGGAATCTATCTTGGGTAAGTAGTGTATATGCCGAAAGGATTACCACATGGAAAGAATGGGATACTGTTTCAGCCCAAGCTCAAGGCGTTTCCAAGTAA
- a CDS encoding DMT family transporter: protein MKKSYLVLHTAVLLAGFTGVFGKLITLNQIPLVWFRVLLSTIILFLVVKLFKIERLKSTKDVFKIAKVGVLITIHWIFFYGSIKFSNISIGVVCYCLTSFFTAVLEPIINKKRLSAAQLMLSMLTLIGISLIFHFDSSYQLGIILGVISTIFAALYTIYNERLVKQYDSKLLNFYQMLSGTIVLGFGLPIFYYLFPTERFIPSFSDGVYLILLALLCTVGLYVLFAESLKKLSAFTVNLSFNLEPIYSIIIAFLFFNEGKQVNASFYVGLALVLVSVLLQTMRSIRKKA, encoded by the coding sequence ATGAAAAAATCATATTTAGTACTTCATACCGCAGTACTGCTCGCAGGCTTCACCGGTGTTTTCGGCAAGCTCATTACCCTCAATCAAATTCCACTCGTCTGGTTTCGGGTCTTACTTTCAACAATCATCTTATTCCTCGTTGTCAAATTATTCAAAATTGAGCGTTTAAAATCCACTAAAGATGTGTTTAAAATTGCGAAAGTCGGCGTATTAATCACCATCCACTGGATATTTTTTTATGGTAGCATCAAGTTTTCCAACATTTCCATTGGCGTTGTTTGCTATTGCCTGACCAGTTTCTTTACCGCTGTATTGGAGCCAATCATCAACAAGAAAAGATTAAGCGCAGCACAGCTCATGTTAAGTATGCTGACATTGATCGGAATCAGTTTAATCTTTCATTTTGATAGCTCTTATCAACTTGGAATTATTTTGGGTGTAATTTCAACTATTTTTGCGGCTCTATATACCATTTACAACGAGCGATTAGTCAAACAATATGACAGTAAATTGCTCAATTTTTATCAGATGCTTAGTGGCACCATTGTATTGGGATTTGGGCTGCCCATTTTCTATTATCTATTTCCTACCGAACGTTTTATACCGAGCTTTTCTGATGGGGTCTATTTAATCTTGCTAGCTTTATTGTGTACGGTTGGCCTCTATGTTCTTTTTGCTGAATCGCTCAAGAAGTTATCTGCATTTACGGTCAATTTGAGTTTCAATCTCGAGCCCATCTATTCGATTATCATTGCTTTTTTATTCTTCAACGAAGGCAAACAAGTCAATGCTTCCTTCTATGTTGGACTCGCTCTTGTACTCGTTTCTGTTCTTCTCCAAACGATGCGCTCCATCAGAAAAAAAGCTTAA
- a CDS encoding helix-turn-helix domain-containing protein, with protein MKKEQKALPKMESLSDIHRAFGLPTPAHPLVSMVNGSTHQVMLNNIPQPHVLNFYKISYKPSVKGKLIYGQGYYDFDEGGLLFAAPNQIIGNHGANEGEVCSQYTLLIHPDFFWGYPLAKKIKQYGFFSYTTNEALHLSEKEKDRIISIFRHIDEELTSRIDDFSQDVIISHIELLLNYANRFYKRQFITRKAINTNLIAKLDEILETYFSNNISTKQGIPTVQYLAERLHISASYLSDMLRLQTGENTQHFIHDKIIDKAKEKLSITNLSVSEVAYDLGFGHPQSFNKLFKAKTNMSPLAFRKSFPQPNK; from the coding sequence ATGAAAAAAGAACAAAAAGCTCTTCCAAAGATGGAATCCCTATCGGATATTCACCGTGCTTTTGGCCTTCCAACACCGGCCCACCCCTTGGTTAGCATGGTGAATGGCAGCACTCATCAGGTGATGCTCAACAATATTCCTCAACCGCATGTATTGAATTTTTACAAAATATCCTACAAACCGAGTGTTAAAGGAAAACTCATCTATGGACAAGGTTACTATGACTTTGACGAAGGTGGACTTCTGTTTGCCGCTCCAAATCAAATTATAGGGAACCACGGCGCAAATGAAGGCGAAGTATGCTCACAATATACCCTTTTGATACATCCTGATTTCTTTTGGGGATATCCGCTAGCAAAAAAAATAAAACAATACGGCTTTTTTTCTTATACCACAAATGAAGCCCTACATTTATCCGAAAAAGAAAAAGACCGAATTATTTCCATCTTCCGGCACATCGATGAAGAATTAACTAGCCGAATCGATGACTTTAGTCAAGATGTGATTATTTCCCACATTGAATTACTTTTAAATTATGCCAACCGATTTTATAAAAGACAATTTATCACACGAAAAGCGATTAATACGAACTTAATAGCCAAACTTGATGAAATATTGGAAACATATTTCTCTAACAATATTTCTACCAAACAAGGCATCCCAACGGTACAGTATCTTGCTGAACGCCTACACATTTCGGCCAGTTATTTAAGCGATATGCTCCGTTTGCAGACCGGTGAAAATACGCAACATTTCATCCATGATAAAATAATTGACAAAGCAAAAGAGAAATTATCCATCACAAACCTATCCGTAAGCGAAGTTGCTTACGACTTGGGCTTTGGCCATCCCCAATCATTTAACAAGTTATTCAAAGCGAAGACAAATATGTCTCCTTTGGCCTTCCGAAAATCTTTTCCCCAACCAAATAAGTAG
- a CDS encoding SDR family oxidoreductase — translation MENLQNKVVLVTGGNSGIGFATAKEFSENGAQVIITGRRKQAIDQAAERIGATAYVADQAILQDIEKLAQEIEDRFGYIDVLFINAGITGEGGFIAEASEANFDAVMDINLKGSYFMLSRFIPLLRDGASVVILSSNVATLNMPASSIYQASKAAVNSFAKTAAMELANRKIRVNTVSPGPTRTDVLNKNYDQLTVENIWNKLAAESPLKKIGTAEDVAKMVVYLSGEHASYITGADFVLDGGMGINHS, via the coding sequence ATGGAAAATTTACAAAACAAAGTCGTCTTAGTTACGGGAGGGAATAGTGGAATTGGTTTCGCAACAGCAAAGGAGTTTAGTGAAAATGGAGCACAAGTTATTATTACAGGCAGAAGAAAACAAGCTATTGATCAAGCTGCTGAGCGGATAGGAGCAACAGCCTACGTGGCGGATCAGGCTATACTGCAAGATATTGAAAAACTTGCTCAGGAAATAGAAGATCGGTTTGGATATATTGATGTCCTATTTATCAACGCCGGTATTACAGGTGAAGGAGGTTTTATTGCTGAAGCATCAGAAGCGAATTTTGATGCAGTAATGGATATCAATTTAAAAGGCTCATATTTTATGTTGAGTAGATTTATCCCACTACTTCGCGATGGTGCGTCTGTCGTTATTCTTTCTTCTAATGTAGCTACCTTAAATATGCCAGCGAGTTCGATTTACCAAGCGAGTAAAGCGGCCGTTAATTCCTTTGCCAAAACAGCAGCAATGGAGCTTGCAAACCGTAAAATTCGTGTAAACACGGTGAGTCCGGGTCCGACCAGGACAGATGTGCTTAACAAGAATTATGACCAGCTGACTGTCGAAAATATTTGGAATAAGTTGGCTGCTGAATCTCCACTCAAAAAGATAGGTACAGCGGAAGACGTCGCTAAAATGGTTGTTTATCTGAGTGGTGAACATGCATCTTACATCACTGGCGCTGATTTTGTTTTGGACGGTGGAATGGGTATCAATCATTCTTAA
- a CDS encoding aldo/keto reductase yields the protein MEYRKLGKTDLELSAITYGAFAIGGNMWGGNEKKDSIDAVKASIDNGVTTLDTAPFYGFGLSEEMIGAAIQGYDRTKIQLLTKFGLVWDGSNQGKGEFFFDAEEAGKTIPVYKYSSKTSVIHEVENSLKRLRTDYIDLLQIHWPDSTTPISETMEALDLLLQQGKIRAAGVSNYSVDQVSEARKNLNIASNQVGYSMLNRGIEQDLVPYAKQNDLGIIVYSPMERGLLTGKYFNTGKLKENDHRNGYFQQFDLAKVKTFLDTISPIATNKGVTLSQLVLRWTSLQPAITVVLAGARNAEQAIANAQAIDIMLTAEELSFINLALAKI from the coding sequence ATGGAATACAGAAAATTAGGAAAAACAGATTTAGAATTATCAGCAATTACTTATGGGGCTTTCGCTATTGGCGGCAACATGTGGGGCGGAAATGAAAAGAAAGATTCTATTGATGCTGTAAAAGCATCTATCGACAATGGTGTCACCACATTGGATACAGCCCCTTTTTATGGATTTGGTTTAAGTGAAGAAATGATCGGTGCGGCAATACAGGGATACGATCGGACCAAAATACAGCTCTTAACTAAATTTGGTTTGGTATGGGACGGTAGTAACCAAGGGAAAGGTGAATTTTTCTTTGATGCAGAAGAAGCTGGTAAAACTATTCCAGTTTATAAATACTCGTCAAAAACTAGTGTAATTCATGAAGTAGAGAATAGCCTAAAACGCTTACGTACGGACTACATCGATCTACTTCAGATTCACTGGCCAGATAGCACGACGCCGATTTCGGAAACGATGGAAGCCTTGGATCTTCTTTTACAACAAGGTAAAATCCGTGCCGCCGGCGTCAGCAATTATAGTGTCGATCAAGTTTCAGAAGCACGGAAGAACCTCAACATTGCGAGTAATCAAGTTGGTTACAGTATGCTAAACCGAGGTATCGAACAAGACCTTGTTCCTTATGCAAAGCAAAATGATCTAGGTATCATTGTATATAGCCCTATGGAACGCGGTTTATTAACCGGTAAGTATTTTAACACAGGTAAATTAAAAGAAAACGACCACCGCAATGGTTATTTCCAACAATTTGATCTGGCCAAGGTAAAGACCTTCTTGGATACCATCAGTCCAATTGCCACTAACAAAGGTGTAACACTTTCTCAATTGGTATTACGCTGGACCAGTCTACAGCCGGCGATCACTGTGGTTTTGGCAGGTGCCCGAAATGCAGAGCAGGCCATAGCAAATGCTCAAGCCATCGATATCATGCTTACCGCCGAAGAACTATCATTCATCAATCTTGCTTTAGCGAAAATCTAA
- a CDS encoding cold shock domain-containing protein — translation MKQNSTPAMFIGAVKWFDNNKGFGTLALPSGEELFVHIRRFKVPPEHIIQPGEVIVGDKKPDPKRSGYLAQNCRILKRPEDWKFVISLLDKEHTVLLPDSHGREQKHNLTSLTARQLLRIQPREHIVAMLTANFDVHFDSSIFISYAELIDKSITGVFEKETAYDILSKVFEYFGKHVSHQILFRVWKESMFRYIGYPAEGDYEIPELVFNLNATEINCEDLARINTYSFGKSFCTDFVNALFDDIETMDKKDIEPLLPYIEFLENEDSIEKIQTLLQEWLKLFNVVKSACNPPQYNKRDQTKNLND, via the coding sequence TTGAAACAAAACTCAACCCCAGCCATGTTTATCGGCGCAGTCAAATGGTTCGACAATAACAAAGGATTTGGTACTCTTGCGTTACCTTCCGGAGAAGAACTCTTTGTGCATATACGCAGGTTTAAAGTTCCTCCAGAACATATTATTCAACCTGGAGAAGTTATTGTTGGCGATAAGAAACCCGACCCTAAAAGGAGCGGTTATCTCGCCCAGAACTGCAGGATTCTCAAAAGGCCCGAAGATTGGAAATTCGTTATCTCCCTCCTCGACAAAGAACACACCGTACTCCTCCCCGACAGCCACGGTCGAGAACAAAAGCATAACTTAACCTCATTAACAGCAAGACAACTTTTAAGAATCCAGCCCAGAGAACATATTGTGGCCATGCTGACCGCTAATTTTGATGTTCATTTTGATAGTTCAATTTTCATTTCCTATGCCGAATTGATCGACAAAAGCATTACTGGTGTTTTTGAGAAAGAAACCGCTTACGATATACTTTCCAAGGTGTTCGAATACTTTGGGAAACATGTCTCACATCAAATCCTATTTCGCGTATGGAAAGAAAGCATGTTTAGGTACATCGGCTATCCGGCAGAAGGCGACTACGAAATCCCTGAGCTTGTATTTAATCTGAATGCTACCGAAATCAATTGTGAAGATCTAGCGAGAATAAACACTTACAGCTTTGGCAAATCTTTTTGCACTGATTTTGTAAATGCTTTATTTGATGACATAGAAACAATGGACAAAAAGGATATTGAACCATTGTTACCTTATATTGAGTTTTTGGAGAATGAGGATTCTATTGAAAAAATACAGACGCTGCTGCAAGAATGGCTGAAACTATTTAATGTCGTAAAATCAGCATGCAATCCGCCTCAATATAATAAGCGAGATCAGACAAAGAATCTGAACGATTGA